From a region of the Constantimarinum furrinae genome:
- a CDS encoding DUF4126 domain-containing protein gives MESTDLIISICLGIGLAVAAGFRVFLPILILSAAAYFEVIPLSESWQWMGSLTAIITLGIATVVEIFGYYIPWFDNLLDAIAIPLAAVAGTAVMVATVSDLNPVITWALAIIAGGGTAAAIKGNASALRLTSSATTGGMANPIVATVETGTSTVMSIAAIFVPVIAFFLVLLIFFGIYRFYKKLRKKKPPTI, from the coding sequence ATGGAGAGTACCGATCTTATAATAAGTATATGTTTGGGAATAGGACTTGCGGTAGCCGCAGGATTTCGTGTTTTTTTACCTATATTGATCTTAAGTGCTGCGGCTTATTTTGAAGTGATCCCTCTTAGTGAAAGCTGGCAATGGATGGGAAGTTTAACTGCTATTATAACGTTGGGTATTGCCACAGTGGTCGAAATATTTGGCTACTACATTCCATGGTTTGACAATTTACTAGATGCGATCGCAATACCGTTGGCAGCCGTTGCGGGTACTGCGGTAATGGTAGCAACCGTCTCAGATTTAAATCCGGTGATTACCTGGGCGCTTGCAATAATTGCCGGTGGAGGTACTGCAGCAGCAATAAAGGGAAATGCTTCGGCATTGAGGCTCACTTCCTCTGCAACAACCGGTGGAATGGCTAACCCGATAGTCGCCACAGTGGAAACAGGAACTTCGACAGTAATGTCTATCGCGGCTATTTTCGTACCGGTTATCGCATTTTTTCTTGTGTTGCTTATCTTCTTCGGAATATATCGTTTTTATAAAAAGCTTCGGAAAAAGAAGCCTCCAACCATATAA
- the kdsB gene encoding 3-deoxy-manno-octulosonate cytidylyltransferase, whose product MIPARYGASRFPGKLMQDLGGKPVIVRTYEAAQETKLFDDVFVVTDSDIIFKEIEMHGGKAIMSKKEHDCGSDRIAEAVENMNVDIVVNVQGDEPFTSKEGLEQVLSVFNGADADKIDLASLMTEIHDWKEISDPNCVKVIVDKDNFAQYFSRSPIPYPRDKNAAVQYYKHKGIYAFRKQALMDFYRLPMRSLEAAEKIECIRYLEYGKNIKMAISNTQGIEIDTPEDLMRANKVLKEEKRADVNNKYRNFPMVPKVVFGEGSFDQLSSILAPQRKDKAPFIFLVDDVFKNDSELVNKINLRFNDKLIFVSADEEPKTSQVDQMVKEIKTEFTYRPSGIIGIGGGTILDLAKAVSIMLSNKGSAADYQGWDLVRNKAVYHVGIPTISGTGAEVSRTTVLTGPVKKLGINSDYTPFDQVILDPDLTIGVPKNQWFYTGMDCFIHCVESLNGTFLNAFSESYGEKAYDLCYEIFVKGDLSEEESRGKLMMASWHGGMSIAYSQVGVAHAMSYGLSYVLGTKHGIGNCIVFDHLEEFYPKDVALFKEMVRKHNVDIPKGLCANLTEDQINTMIDIALSLVPLWENALGDDWENIMTREKLRSLYLKM is encoded by the coding sequence ATGATACCAGCGCGTTACGGCGCATCCCGATTTCCAGGTAAACTTATGCAGGACCTGGGTGGAAAACCCGTGATCGTACGTACTTATGAAGCCGCTCAAGAAACTAAGCTCTTTGATGATGTGTTTGTTGTGACAGACAGCGACATTATATTTAAGGAAATTGAAATGCACGGAGGGAAGGCGATCATGAGTAAAAAGGAACACGACTGCGGAAGTGATCGTATAGCCGAGGCCGTAGAGAATATGAATGTTGATATTGTTGTGAATGTTCAGGGCGATGAACCGTTTACGAGCAAGGAGGGTCTTGAACAGGTTTTAAGTGTTTTTAATGGCGCTGATGCCGATAAGATCGATCTGGCATCATTAATGACCGAAATTCACGACTGGAAAGAAATTAGCGACCCCAACTGCGTAAAAGTGATCGTAGATAAAGATAATTTTGCACAGTACTTCTCCAGGTCTCCAATTCCTTATCCCAGAGATAAAAATGCAGCAGTTCAGTATTATAAGCATAAGGGAATCTACGCTTTCAGAAAGCAGGCATTAATGGATTTTTACCGATTGCCTATGCGGTCGCTCGAAGCTGCAGAAAAAATTGAATGTATTCGTTATCTCGAATACGGAAAAAACATAAAAATGGCTATTTCCAATACACAGGGAATAGAAATAGACACACCGGAGGACCTCATGAGGGCAAATAAAGTATTGAAAGAAGAGAAAAGAGCAGATGTAAATAATAAATACCGAAACTTTCCTATGGTACCCAAAGTGGTATTCGGGGAAGGTAGTTTTGACCAGTTATCCTCAATTCTTGCACCGCAACGAAAGGATAAAGCTCCTTTTATTTTCCTGGTTGATGATGTCTTTAAGAATGATTCCGAATTGGTTAATAAAATTAACCTGCGGTTTAACGATAAGCTGATATTTGTTTCGGCCGATGAAGAACCAAAAACGTCTCAGGTAGATCAGATGGTAAAAGAAATAAAAACTGAATTTACCTACAGACCGTCCGGTATCATTGGTATTGGAGGGGGAACCATACTTGATTTGGCTAAAGCGGTTTCTATTATGCTTTCAAATAAGGGTAGTGCTGCCGATTATCAGGGCTGGGATCTTGTGCGAAATAAAGCGGTCTACCATGTGGGAATTCCTACTATTTCGGGCACTGGCGCCGAAGTATCCAGAACCACCGTTTTAACGGGTCCCGTAAAAAAACTGGGAATCAATAGTGACTATACTCCTTTTGACCAGGTGATACTCGATCCGGATCTAACCATCGGGGTTCCCAAAAATCAGTGGTTTTATACAGGAATGGATTGTTTTATTCATTGTGTAGAATCGCTTAACGGAACTTTCTTAAATGCCTTTAGTGAAAGCTACGGTGAAAAGGCTTATGATCTTTGTTATGAGATCTTTGTAAAAGGTGATCTTTCCGAAGAAGAATCCAGAGGAAAACTAATGATGGCTTCCTGGCATGGAGGAATGAGTATAGCTTATTCCCAGGTTGGTGTAGCACATGCTATGAGTTACGGACTATCGTATGTTTTAGGGACAAAACACGGAATTGGAAATTGTATCGTTTTCGATCATCTCGAAGAATTTTATCCTAAGGATGTGGCCCTTTTCAAAGAAATGGTTCGTAAACACAATGTGGATATACCCAAAGGATTATGCGCAAACCTTACAGAAGATCAGATTAATACGATGATAGACAT